A part of Perca fluviatilis chromosome 15, GENO_Pfluv_1.0, whole genome shotgun sequence genomic DNA contains:
- the LOC120574916 gene encoding GTPase IMAP family member 4-like: MSGTLPEPKLKIMLVGLTGDGKTSVMNTLLGRDQKHGRSASSQTTECKRETVKRGDQELVIIDTPGVLNTEKKEEKKVKKDIAEVIAGAALDDGPHVFLLVMQAKVFSEKDKEAVEIIQKIFGDGFEDYTLVLFTYGGKLVPTYKDVEKIEFLKKFIQGDHSVHSFENIECKNVNGEEKEKQVSDLVEKINKMVEKNRERNGPRYTSDMLKKAQEIQKQIEKEIEKSEHNGTNEVIMRKTVEKFVNEVVGEPLVGLVFGIVKFAMEKVAKWVNKSKKR; this comes from the exons ATGTCGGGCACTCTTCCTG AACCAAAACTGAAGATTATGCTCGTTGGATTGACTGGAGATGGGAAGACTTCAGTCATGAACACCCTTCTGGGAAGAGATCAAAAACATGGACGCAGCGCTTCCTCACAGACAACAGAGTGCAAGAGGGAGACAGTAAAGCGTGGTGACCAAGAACTGGTTATTATCGATACTCCGGGTGTGCTgaacacagagaaaaaagaagaaaaaaaggtgaAGAAAGACATCGCAGAAGTCATCGCAGGTGCTGCTCTTGATGACGGTCCTCATGTGTTCCTGTTGGTGATGCAGGCGAAGGTTTTTTCAGAGAAAGATAAAGAAGCAGTGGAAATCATTCAGAAGATCTTTGGTGATGGGTTCGAAGATTACACGTTGGTCTTGTTCACCTACGGAGGTAAACTTGTACCTACGTACAAAGATGTGGAGAAGATTGAATTCCTTAAGAAGTTCATTCAGGGAGATCATTCTGTTCATTCTTTTGAAAATATTGAATGTAAGAATGTAAAcggtgaagaaaaagaaaagcaagtgTCTGATCTAGTGGAGAAGATCAACAAaatggttgaaaaaaacagGGAGCGAAATGGGCCACGTTACACCAGTGACATGTTGAAAAAGGCGCAGGAAATCCAAAAACAAATAGAGAAGGAAATAGAGAAGTCAGAACATAATGGCACGAATGAAGTTATCATGCGTAAAACAGTTGAGAAGTTTGTTAATGAGGTGGTGGGCGAGCCATTGGTAGGTTTAGTGTTCGGGATTGTTAAATTTGCCATGGAAAAAGTTGCTAAATGGgtcaataaatcaaaaaaacGCTAA